From one Streptomyces chromofuscus genomic stretch:
- a CDS encoding LysM peptidoglycan-binding domain-containing protein: protein MLFSGKGKHRRPSKTVRAIAAVGVTGAAAVAAPLMAAGSASAATAAEWDAVAQCESGGNWSINTGNGYYGGLQFSASTWAAYGGTQYAATADQASKEQQIQIAEKVLAGQGKGAWPVCGTGLSNATYTGGGSTDSGSSQSTEQSAETSTRATEQQSASRSQERPAAKETVTTPTGQKVEKGDGEYKVVEGDTLSTIAAEHDVEGGWEKLFQLNKDIVDDADLIFPGQQLHLK from the coding sequence ATGCTGTTTTCCGGCAAGGGCAAGCACCGTCGTCCGTCCAAGACCGTTCGCGCCATCGCCGCCGTCGGCGTCACCGGCGCCGCCGCCGTCGCCGCGCCGCTGATGGCGGCCGGCAGCGCCTCCGCCGCGACCGCCGCCGAGTGGGACGCCGTCGCCCAGTGCGAGTCCGGCGGCAACTGGTCCATCAACACCGGTAACGGCTACTACGGCGGTCTGCAGTTCTCCGCCTCGACGTGGGCCGCGTACGGCGGTACCCAGTACGCCGCCACGGCCGACCAGGCCTCCAAGGAGCAGCAGATCCAGATCGCCGAGAAGGTGCTCGCGGGTCAGGGCAAGGGCGCCTGGCCGGTCTGCGGCACGGGCCTGTCGAACGCCACCTACACCGGCGGCGGCTCCACCGACAGCGGCTCCTCGCAGAGCACCGAGCAGAGCGCCGAGACCAGCACGCGTGCGACCGAGCAGCAGTCGGCCTCCCGTTCGCAGGAGCGCCCGGCCGCCAAGGAGACGGTCACCACGCCGACCGGTCAGAAGGTCGAGAAGGGCGACGGCGAGTACAAGGTCGTCGAGGGCGACACCCTCAGCACCATCGCCGCCGAGCACGACGTCGAGGGCGGCTGGGAGAAGCTGTTCCAGCTGAACAAGGACATCGTCGACGACGCCGACCTCATCTTCCCGGGTCAGCAGCTGCACCTGAAGTAA
- a CDS encoding LysM peptidoglycan-binding domain-containing protein, whose product MLSGNGRHRRPRQAPALVVAAGVTGSAIAIPLLGATGASAASGTTWDRVAECETGGSWSADTGNGYYGGLQLSQDDWEKYGGLTYAARADQASRSQQIAVAEKVLADQGVGAWATCGPLVGLDTDSEAAVVDTGVAGDASSTPVGTISGGSGSLSNSLGLSHSSGGARSGDIDGASGRSSGSNGSNGSNKSNRPTDSATSTDSGESAKSTPSAGSITSRPSHSIPSSGSAESPGAGQSPTESGKSPKSSPSSGLSWSTPNRSSLTDTGSLGTGKHRGSSANEEPAGGRGAESTGRHASRDGATPRAAAGGSYTVQEGDSLSGIADSLGVHGGWSALYAGNKDSLGTDPDLIRPGQTLEVRGETGGK is encoded by the coding sequence ATGCTTTCCGGGAACGGTCGTCACCGTCGCCCCCGCCAGGCGCCCGCCCTTGTCGTCGCGGCCGGGGTGACCGGCTCCGCCATCGCCATCCCCCTTCTCGGCGCCACCGGCGCGAGCGCGGCCAGCGGGACGACCTGGGACCGGGTCGCCGAGTGCGAGACCGGCGGCTCCTGGAGCGCCGACACGGGCAACGGGTACTACGGCGGGCTGCAACTCTCCCAGGACGACTGGGAGAAGTACGGCGGCCTCACCTACGCGGCGAGAGCGGACCAGGCCAGCCGTTCGCAGCAGATCGCCGTGGCCGAGAAGGTCCTCGCGGACCAGGGTGTCGGCGCGTGGGCGACCTGCGGTCCGCTCGTGGGGCTCGACACCGACTCCGAGGCGGCTGTGGTCGACACGGGCGTGGCCGGTGACGCGTCGAGTACGCCGGTGGGTACGATATCGGGCGGTTCGGGAAGTCTGTCCAACTCGCTTGGCTTGTCCCATTCATCCGGTGGCGCCCGCTCCGGCGACATCGACGGCGCGTCGGGCCGCTCCAGCGGTTCGAACGGCTCGAATGGATCCAACAAGTCCAATAGGCCCACGGATTCCGCCACATCCACTGATTCCGGCGAATCCGCCAAATCCACCCCTTCCGCCGGCTCCATCACCTCCAGGCCTTCCCACTCCATCCCCTCCTCCGGTTCCGCCGAATCGCCCGGGGCGGGTCAATCGCCGACGGAATCGGGCAAATCCCCGAAAAGCTCGCCGTCTTCAGGGCTGTCGTGGAGCACGCCGAACAGGTCCAGCCTCACCGACACGGGCTCCCTCGGCACCGGCAAGCACCGCGGGAGCAGTGCGAACGAGGAGCCGGCCGGCGGCCGGGGCGCCGAATCGACCGGGCGGCACGCCTCGCGTGACGGTGCCACCCCCCGTGCGGCCGCCGGCGGTTCGTACACGGTCCAGGAGGGCGACAGTCTCTCGGGGATCGCCGACTCCCTTGGCGTGCACGGCGGATGGTCCGCGCTCTACGCCGGGAACAAGGACTCCCTCGGCACCGACCCCGACCTCATCCGGCCCGGTCAGACGCTGGAGGTAAGGGGCGAAACGGGCGGAAAGTAG
- a CDS encoding cytochrome P450 family protein, producing the protein MTDQQYPDTPAPAATPAPTPAPELFTWEFATDPYPAYAWLREHAPVRRTRLPSGVEAWLVTRYADAKQALADQRLSKNPAHHDEPAHAKGKTGIPGERKAELMTHLLNIDPPDHTRLRRLVSKAFTPRRVAEFAPRVQELTDDLIDRFARTGSADLIHEFAFPLPIYAICDMLGVPREDQDDFRDWAGMMIRHGSQAAGGRSTSSAEGGGKRTGSPRGGVARSVKMMRGYLSELIHRKRESLPAEPGPGEDLISGLIRASDHGEHLTEKEAAAMAFILLFAGFETTVNLIGNGTYALLTHPGQRSRLQQSLARGERALLETGVEELLRYDGPVELATWRFATQPLTIGGQDIAPGDPVLVVLAAADRDPERFADPDTLDLARRDNQHLGYGHGIHYCLGAPLARLEGQTALATLLTRLPDLRLAVDPAELRWRGGLIMRGLRTLPVEFTPVP; encoded by the coding sequence GTGACCGACCAGCAGTACCCCGACACGCCCGCGCCGGCTGCCACGCCTGCGCCAACACCGGCGCCCGAACTCTTCACCTGGGAGTTCGCGACCGACCCGTACCCCGCCTACGCCTGGCTCCGCGAACACGCCCCCGTGCGCAGGACGAGGCTGCCCAGCGGGGTGGAGGCCTGGCTGGTCACCCGTTACGCCGATGCCAAGCAGGCCCTCGCCGACCAGCGGCTGTCGAAGAATCCCGCGCACCACGACGAGCCCGCGCACGCCAAGGGCAAGACGGGCATCCCGGGTGAGCGCAAGGCCGAGTTGATGACGCATCTGCTCAACATCGACCCGCCGGACCACACTCGGCTGCGCAGGCTCGTCTCGAAGGCGTTCACCCCGCGCCGCGTCGCCGAGTTCGCGCCGCGCGTGCAGGAGCTCACCGACGACCTCATCGACCGGTTCGCCCGCACCGGCTCCGCCGATCTCATCCACGAGTTCGCCTTCCCGCTGCCCATCTACGCCATCTGCGACATGCTCGGCGTCCCGCGCGAGGACCAGGACGACTTCAGGGACTGGGCCGGCATGATGATCCGGCACGGAAGCCAGGCAGCCGGCGGCCGAAGCACGTCGTCCGCCGAGGGCGGCGGGAAGCGGACGGGCAGCCCTCGGGGCGGCGTCGCGCGGTCGGTGAAAATGATGCGCGGTTACCTCTCCGAGCTGATCCACCGCAAGCGCGAGTCCCTCCCCGCCGAACCCGGCCCCGGCGAGGACCTCATCTCCGGCCTGATCCGCGCCTCCGACCACGGGGAGCACCTCACCGAGAAAGAGGCCGCGGCCATGGCCTTCATCCTGCTGTTCGCCGGGTTCGAGACCACCGTCAACCTCATCGGCAACGGCACTTACGCGCTGCTCACCCACCCCGGCCAGCGCAGCCGCCTCCAGCAGTCCCTCGCCCGCGGCGAACGCGCCCTGCTGGAGACCGGCGTCGAGGAACTCCTGCGCTACGACGGCCCCGTGGAACTCGCCACCTGGCGGTTCGCCACGCAGCCGCTCACCATCGGCGGACAGGACATCGCACCCGGCGACCCCGTCCTCGTCGTGCTCGCCGCCGCCGACCGGGACCCGGAGCGGTTCGCGGACCCGGACACCCTCGACCTCGCCCGCCGCGACAACCAGCACCTGGGCTACGGCCACGGCATCCACTACTGCCTCGGCGCGCCCCTCGCCCGGCTGGAGGGCCAGACCGCGCTGGCCACCCTTCTCACCCGCCTCCCGGACCTGAGACTCGCGGTGGATCCGGCGGAACTGCGCTGGCGTGGCGGGCTCATCATGCGGGGTCTGCGAACACTGCCGGTGGAGTTCACGCCCGTTCCGTAG
- a CDS encoding nucleoside triphosphate pyrophosphohydrolase, whose protein sequence is MNATSFDSASEAGHGRATHPETGAGAPDPGRIVLLTTSHRVAPGLLSWPAWQALHAADRVLCADGAHPQLPYLREAGIPVEEASPAAEELIDECTGGRTVVVVATGEGEPALTDGLARLAGSGRLRMPELELLPASYDLPGARLLDLVQVMDRIRAECPWSSRQTHQGLAKYGIEEAYELVEAIEDGDRDELREELGDVLLQVVFHARIAEEDPDAPFSIDDVAATIVAKLIHRHPHVFGEETASTPEEVKEHWLRTKAQEKRRTSVTEGIPLHQPGLALAAKLASRVRTAGLDVPPPPGEGIGYELLTLAIRAEAEGVDPEAALRAAARAYRDAVRAAEEVGA, encoded by the coding sequence GTGAACGCAACCAGCTTCGACAGCGCCTCCGAGGCCGGTCATGGCAGGGCCACGCACCCCGAGACCGGCGCCGGCGCCCCCGATCCCGGCCGTATCGTCCTGCTCACCACCAGCCACCGCGTCGCCCCCGGCCTGCTCTCCTGGCCCGCGTGGCAGGCGCTGCACGCCGCCGACCGCGTGCTGTGCGCGGACGGGGCGCACCCGCAGCTGCCGTATCTGCGGGAAGCGGGGATACCGGTCGAGGAGGCGTCCCCGGCCGCCGAGGAGCTGATCGACGAGTGCACCGGGGGGCGGACCGTGGTCGTCGTCGCCACCGGCGAGGGCGAGCCTGCCCTGACGGACGGCCTGGCACGCCTCGCCGGCAGCGGACGGTTGCGGATGCCGGAGCTGGAGCTGCTCCCGGCCTCCTACGACCTGCCCGGCGCCCGCCTCCTCGACCTCGTCCAGGTCATGGACCGCATCCGCGCCGAATGCCCCTGGTCGTCCCGCCAGACCCACCAGGGCCTGGCGAAGTACGGCATCGAGGAGGCGTACGAACTCGTCGAGGCGATCGAGGACGGCGACCGTGACGAACTCCGCGAGGAACTGGGCGACGTCCTGCTCCAGGTCGTCTTCCACGCCCGGATAGCCGAGGAGGACCCGGACGCCCCGTTCTCCATCGACGACGTCGCCGCCACCATCGTCGCCAAGCTCATCCACCGCCACCCGCACGTCTTCGGCGAGGAGACCGCCTCCACCCCCGAGGAGGTCAAGGAACACTGGCTGCGCACCAAGGCCCAGGAGAAGCGGCGGACCTCGGTGACCGAGGGCATCCCGCTGCACCAGCCCGGCCTGGCCCTCGCGGCGAAGCTGGCGTCCCGGGTACGCACCGCGGGGCTGGACGTGCCGCCCCCGCCCGGCGAGGGCATCGGGTACGAGCTGCTGACGCTGGCGATACGCGCCGAGGCGGAGGGCGTGGACCCGGAGGCGGCACTGCGTGCGGCGGCCCGCGCCTATCGGGACGCCGTACGGGCTGCGGAGGAGGTCGGCGCGTAG
- a CDS encoding SurA N-terminal domain-containing protein, whose product MHRRRRTALLLSAAIAAAPALTACGNEAHPGAAAVVGGQRITVAQLETRVNEVREAQRAAVGDEAQYAQVVAKTGTLTRDTLHGMVLDRVLHRAAEDAGISVSRKEVQEMRDGLQEQVGGAKALETTWLQQYGVAPQRLEENLRLQLEAQKLAAKLGTDTSQPAFWKALSDASAKLNVDLNPRYGSWDVQKSSRVDAKTPWVREITGQGQQTA is encoded by the coding sequence TTGCACCGCCGTCGCCGCACCGCGCTCCTCCTGTCCGCCGCGATCGCCGCGGCGCCCGCCCTGACCGCCTGCGGAAACGAAGCGCACCCGGGCGCGGCGGCCGTCGTCGGCGGCCAGCGGATCACCGTGGCTCAACTGGAGACCCGGGTCAACGAGGTGCGCGAGGCGCAGCGGGCGGCGGTGGGCGACGAGGCGCAGTACGCGCAGGTGGTCGCCAAGACCGGCACGCTGACCCGTGACACCCTGCACGGCATGGTCCTCGACCGGGTGCTCCACCGCGCCGCCGAGGACGCCGGCATCTCCGTCAGCCGCAAGGAGGTCCAGGAGATGCGCGACGGGCTGCAGGAGCAGGTCGGCGGGGCGAAGGCGCTGGAGACGACCTGGTTGCAGCAGTACGGCGTGGCTCCGCAGCGCCTGGAGGAGAACCTCCGCCTCCAGCTGGAGGCCCAGAAGCTCGCCGCGAAGCTCGGCACGGACACCAGCCAGCCGGCCTTCTGGAAGGCCCTCTCCGACGCGTCCGCGAAGCTGAACGTCGACCTCAACCCGCGCTACGGCAGCTGGGACGTCCAGAAGAGCAGCCGCGTGGACGCCAAGACGCCGTGGGTGCGGGAGATCACGGGGCAGGGGCAGCAGACGGCGTAG
- a CDS encoding serine/threonine-protein kinase gives MGQVWTAYDQRLDRRVAVKLLRPDKVAGQEADELRRRFVRECRVTAQVDHPGLVTVHDAGSEGEELFLVMQYVDGADLSDHLAEHDPYPWRWAVAVAAQLCAVLSAVHAVPIVHRDLKPRNVMVKQDGTVTVLDLGVASVMDTDTTRLTHTGSPIGSPAYMAPEQAMGGAVGPYTDLYALGVLLHELLSGEVPFAGSTALGVLHRHLYEPPLPVRRIRPEVPEELEALVLRLLAKDPQHRPGSAQEVYEDLALLLPARGMPSGAPLDPTRPFLRPHAPWPDRARTPAPQPAPVAPVTEKPDVARAVDEVKRLLGEGRITQAVDILGAILPTAAEQHGENSPVVRTLRKQYAATLMDDGQYRRALPELRRLADERAAEAGQADPQSLRFRYEAAQCLEQLGEPAAALAAYRALLPYYENQYVSGGPELAHDVRRRMGHLLLALGDRAAAHDTLVRLLHDVERLNGPGHPLAVEVRRTLQWLGQVRG, from the coding sequence ATGGGCCAGGTCTGGACGGCGTACGACCAGCGACTCGACCGGCGCGTGGCGGTGAAGCTGCTGCGCCCCGACAAGGTGGCCGGGCAGGAGGCCGACGAACTGCGCCGGCGGTTCGTGCGCGAGTGCCGGGTGACCGCGCAGGTCGACCACCCCGGGCTCGTCACCGTGCACGACGCGGGCAGTGAGGGCGAGGAGCTGTTCCTCGTCATGCAGTACGTCGACGGCGCCGACCTGTCCGACCATCTCGCCGAGCACGACCCGTACCCGTGGCGGTGGGCGGTGGCGGTCGCCGCGCAACTGTGCGCGGTGCTGAGCGCGGTGCACGCCGTGCCGATCGTGCACCGCGACCTCAAGCCGCGCAACGTCATGGTCAAGCAGGACGGCACGGTCACCGTCCTCGACCTCGGCGTGGCCTCGGTGATGGACACCGACACCACGCGCCTGACGCACACCGGTTCGCCGATCGGCTCGCCCGCGTACATGGCGCCCGAGCAGGCGATGGGCGGCGCGGTCGGGCCCTACACGGACCTGTACGCGCTCGGCGTGCTGCTGCACGAACTCCTCAGCGGCGAAGTCCCCTTCGCGGGCTCCACGGCGCTCGGGGTGCTGCACCGGCACCTGTACGAGCCACCGCTGCCCGTCCGCCGCATCCGCCCCGAGGTCCCCGAGGAGCTCGAGGCCCTGGTCCTGCGGCTCCTTGCCAAGGACCCGCAGCACCGGCCGGGCTCCGCGCAGGAGGTGTACGAGGACCTGGCGCTGCTGCTGCCCGCGCGCGGGATGCCCAGCGGTGCACCCCTCGACCCCACGCGCCCCTTCCTGCGCCCGCACGCCCCCTGGCCGGACCGCGCCCGGACGCCCGCGCCCCAGCCCGCCCCCGTGGCCCCGGTCACCGAGAAACCGGACGTCGCGCGCGCCGTCGACGAGGTCAAGCGGCTGCTGGGCGAGGGCCGCATCACCCAGGCCGTCGACATCCTGGGCGCGATCCTGCCGACCGCGGCCGAACAGCACGGCGAGAACTCACCGGTCGTGCGGACGCTGCGCAAGCAGTACGCCGCCACGCTGATGGACGACGGCCAGTACCGCCGCGCACTGCCCGAGCTGCGCCGTCTCGCCGACGAACGCGCCGCCGAGGCCGGCCAGGCCGACCCGCAGTCCCTGCGGTTCCGCTACGAGGCCGCCCAGTGCCTCGAACAGCTCGGCGAACCGGCGGCGGCGCTGGCGGCGTACCGGGCGCTGTTGCCGTACTACGAGAACCAGTACGTCTCCGGCGGCCCCGAACTCGCGCACGACGTCCGCCGCCGCATGGGCCACCTCCTGCTGGCCCTCGGCGACCGCGCCGCCGCGCACGACACGCTGGTGCGGCTGTTGCACGACGTCGAACGGCTGAACGGGCCGGGCCATCCGCTGGCGGTGGAGGTGCGGCGGACGCTGCAGTGGCTGGGACAGGTGCGCGGGTAG
- a CDS encoding N-6 DNA methylase produces MQDNATEVTAAGIARLAGVGRAAVSNWRRRHADFPKPVGGTETSPSFALAEVEAWLRHQGKLAEVPLRERVWQQLVGHPDGPVVALTHAGCLLLLIHDRPTVWLEVSAGSDERLAAMLPGALEQVIVPRFGGRRVHGRADGRPAVNPGPSLNPGPSVNAGPSVNPGPSVNRGPSVNTAPTVHAAPGRAPQAGVNAPLDVNSAADANDARPAVNSRPAVNSRAAVNTEAGTNTQPGVHNQPPLNRPLPPHPTPAVHTPDGPTLLPSAPLLRGTAELAAELGARQTFEFLLGRHLDANPRQYTLTPTDLARLMADLAGPARTVLDPACGTGALLRSVAAAPDQELYAQDSAPELAALTALRLALHGRAAVRGAVGDTLRADAYPGLRADAVLCHPPFNERNWGHDELAYDARWEYGFPARTESELAWVQHALARLKDGGTAVLLMPPAAASRRSGRRIRADLLRRGALRAVIALPVGAAPPYNIPLHLWVLRRPERAPAQPEVLLADAGQFATEGRGGPDWRAVRDAVLDVWQDFDRAGTLTERPGLARAVPVIELLDDDVDLAPARHLPPPTAADGAEELTAVRERLGDTLRLAADLTPPPAHTARPVRWPLTTVGELARGGALVMRTGGNGGHARVPVLTDHDVLAGTAPSGTLPESDEEAVLTEAGDVVVPVLGGGAVARVIDETTRGAALGRNLVLLRPDPTALDAWFLAGFLRGTANNRQASSYASTATRLDVRRLQLPRLPLDEQRRYGARFRALDEFERALRQVSRLGEQLARGMYDGLTDGTVAPE; encoded by the coding sequence GTGCAGGACAACGCGACAGAAGTGACCGCCGCCGGAATCGCCCGGCTCGCCGGCGTCGGTCGGGCCGCGGTGAGCAACTGGCGGCGTCGTCACGCCGACTTCCCCAAGCCGGTCGGCGGCACCGAGACGAGCCCGTCCTTCGCCCTCGCCGAAGTCGAGGCCTGGCTCCGTCACCAGGGGAAACTCGCAGAAGTCCCGCTGCGGGAGAGGGTCTGGCAGCAACTCGTCGGCCACCCCGACGGCCCCGTCGTCGCGCTCACGCACGCCGGCTGCCTCCTGCTGCTCATCCATGACCGGCCGACGGTGTGGCTGGAGGTGAGCGCCGGTTCCGACGAGCGGCTGGCGGCGATGCTGCCGGGGGCGCTGGAGCAGGTGATCGTGCCCCGGTTCGGAGGGCGGCGTGTTCACGGCCGCGCCGATGGGCGGCCCGCTGTGAACCCCGGACCCTCTCTGAACCCCGGTCCCTCTGTGAACGCCGGTCCCTCTGTGAACCCCGGTCCCTCTGTGAACCGCGGTCCCTCTGTGAACACCGCGCCGACCGTTCACGCGGCGCCCGGTCGCGCCCCACAGGCAGGTGTGAACGCCCCACTCGATGTGAACTCCGCAGCCGACGCGAATGATGCCCGGCCCGCCGTGAACAGCCGGCCCGCCGTGAACAGCCGAGCCGCCGTGAACACCGAAGCCGGCACCAACACCCAACCTGGCGTACACAACCAACCCCCTTTGAACCGCCCGCTCCCCCCACACCCCACCCCCGCCGTTCACACCCCCGACGGCCCCACCCTCCTCCCCTCCGCCCCCCTCCTCCGCGGCACTGCCGAACTCGCCGCCGAGCTGGGCGCCCGCCAGACCTTCGAGTTCCTGCTCGGCCGGCACCTCGACGCCAACCCCCGCCAGTACACGCTCACCCCCACCGACCTCGCCCGCCTCATGGCCGACCTCGCCGGCCCGGCCCGCACCGTCTTGGACCCCGCCTGCGGCACGGGCGCCCTGCTGCGCTCCGTCGCCGCCGCCCCCGACCAGGAGCTGTACGCCCAGGACAGCGCCCCCGAACTCGCCGCGCTCACCGCGCTCCGGCTCGCCCTGCACGGCAGGGCCGCGGTCCGCGGTGCCGTGGGCGACACCCTGCGCGCCGACGCCTACCCCGGGCTGCGTGCCGACGCCGTCCTGTGCCATCCGCCGTTCAACGAGCGCAACTGGGGGCATGACGAACTGGCGTACGACGCCCGGTGGGAGTACGGCTTCCCCGCGCGTACCGAGTCGGAGCTGGCCTGGGTGCAGCATGCGCTCGCGCGGCTGAAGGACGGCGGTACCGCCGTGCTGCTCATGCCGCCCGCCGCCGCGTCCCGTCGGTCCGGCCGCCGGATCCGCGCCGATCTGCTGCGGCGCGGTGCCCTGCGCGCCGTGATCGCCCTGCCGGTCGGGGCGGCGCCGCCGTACAACATCCCCCTCCACCTCTGGGTGCTGCGCAGGCCGGAGAGGGCGCCCGCGCAGCCGGAGGTGTTGCTCGCCGACGCCGGGCAGTTCGCCACCGAGGGGCGCGGCGGGCCGGACTGGCGGGCCGTCCGGGACGCCGTACTGGACGTCTGGCAGGACTTCGACCGGGCGGGCACGCTCACGGAGCGGCCGGGACTGGCGCGTGCCGTGCCGGTCATCGAACTCCTCGACGACGACGTCGACCTGGCCCCGGCCCGGCACCTCCCGCCGCCCACCGCGGCCGACGGTGCCGAAGAGCTCACGGCGGTGCGGGAACGCCTCGGCGACACCCTCCGGCTGGCCGCCGACCTCACCCCGCCGCCCGCGCACACCGCACGGCCCGTGCGCTGGCCGCTCACCACCGTCGGTGAACTCGCGCGCGGGGGCGCGCTGGTGATGCGTACCGGCGGAAACGGTGGGCACGCGCGCGTGCCCGTGCTCACCGACCACGACGTCCTCGCCGGAACCGCACCCTCCGGAACGCTGCCCGAGAGCGACGAGGAGGCCGTGCTGACCGAGGCGGGGGACGTCGTCGTGCCGGTGCTCGGCGGCGGCGCGGTGGCGCGCGTCATCGACGAGACGACGCGGGGCGCCGCCCTGGGGCGCAACCTCGTCCTGCTGCGCCCCGACCCCACGGCGCTGGACGCGTGGTTCCTCGCCGGCTTCCTGCGCGGCACCGCCAACAACCGCCAGGCCAGCAGTTACGCCTCCACCGCCACCCGTCTCGACGTACGCCGCCTTCAGCTGCCCCGGCTCCCGCTGGACGAACAGCGGCGCTACGGCGCCCGCTTCCGCGCCCTCGACGAGTTCGAGCGGGCGCTCAGGCAGGTGAGCCGTCTCGGGGAGCAACTCGCCCGCGGCATGTACGACGGCCTGACGGACGGCACGGTCGCCCCCGAGTAG
- a CDS encoding N-acetyltransferase, giving the protein MELKISSLAERPDMVDQVLDMADSWPEFILHDPVGNAHYSRIAAELPQYVQFAQDEHGEVVAHAHSVPLALDADGRRELPARGWDQVLVWAFSDLRRGVRPDTVSAISVVVAPHAQGLGLSGVMLAAMRDNAGALGFREVVAPVRPSAKHLEPRTPMDEYARRVRPDGLPHDPWLRVHARAGATLHSVAPASMTVAALLEDWRRWTGLPFDTSGDIEVPGALVPVRCEPRHGYAVYVEPNVWMRHTL; this is encoded by the coding sequence ATGGAGCTGAAGATATCGAGCCTTGCCGAGCGGCCCGACATGGTCGACCAGGTGCTCGATATGGCGGACAGCTGGCCTGAGTTCATCCTGCATGACCCCGTGGGCAACGCCCATTACTCCCGGATCGCCGCCGAACTGCCGCAGTACGTGCAGTTCGCCCAGGACGAGCACGGTGAGGTGGTCGCGCACGCGCACAGCGTTCCCTTGGCGCTCGACGCCGACGGTCGCCGCGAACTGCCCGCCCGCGGCTGGGACCAAGTGCTCGTGTGGGCGTTCTCCGACCTGCGCCGCGGGGTCCGCCCCGACACGGTCAGCGCCATCTCGGTCGTCGTCGCCCCGCACGCCCAGGGCCTCGGTCTGTCCGGAGTGATGCTCGCCGCGATGCGGGACAACGCCGGCGCCCTCGGCTTCCGCGAGGTCGTCGCCCCCGTCCGCCCCAGCGCCAAGCATCTCGAACCCCGCACCCCCATGGACGAGTACGCCCGCCGAGTACGCCCCGACGGGCTCCCGCACGACCCCTGGCTGCGCGTCCACGCGCGAGCCGGTGCCACGCTCCACTCCGTGGCACCGGCGTCCATGACGGTGGCCGCACTGCTCGAGGACTGGCGCCGCTGGACCGGGCTGCCCTTCGACACGTCGGGTGACATCGAGGTACCCGGGGCGCTGGTGCCGGTGCGGTGCGAGCCGCGGCACGGGTACGCGGTATATGTCGAGCCCAACGTGTGGATGCGGCACACTCTGTGA
- a CDS encoding HNH endonuclease family protein, with protein MTGHAIRAARVGATGCVVLALGAVLAGCKGSDLSSGSGSPGGGSSASDVHGTSPLADPDGTKPGLAAISSEKDKASARDLISKLATKGRGPKTGYERDKFGYAWMDTVDGVPLARNGCDTRNDLLKLHGQDVEFRKGSDCVVVSMDLHDPYTGKDIAWKKAKATEVQIDHVVPLSYAWQMGASRWSREKRQQLANDVLNLLPVSGSTNSAKGDSGPASWLPPSKAIRCSYSVRFAQVALKYQLPVTGADKNMMLQQCRA; from the coding sequence GTGACGGGACACGCGATCCGGGCCGCTCGTGTCGGGGCCACCGGCTGTGTCGTGCTGGCGCTCGGCGCGGTACTGGCCGGTTGCAAGGGAAGCGATCTCTCCAGCGGGAGCGGATCGCCGGGCGGCGGTTCGTCGGCGTCGGACGTGCACGGGACCAGCCCGCTGGCGGATCCGGACGGCACGAAGCCGGGCCTGGCGGCGATCTCCTCCGAGAAGGACAAGGCGTCGGCGCGTGACTTGATCTCCAAGCTGGCCACCAAGGGGCGGGGACCGAAGACCGGGTACGAACGGGACAAGTTCGGCTATGCGTGGATGGACACGGTGGATGGGGTGCCGCTGGCGAGGAACGGTTGTGACACCCGGAACGACTTGCTGAAACTTCATGGACAGGACGTCGAGTTCCGTAAGGGTTCCGACTGCGTGGTGGTGTCGATGGACCTGCACGATCCGTACACCGGCAAGGACATCGCCTGGAAGAAGGCCAAGGCCACCGAGGTACAGATAGACCACGTGGTGCCGTTGTCGTACGCCTGGCAGATGGGTGCCTCGCGTTGGAGCAGGGAGAAGAGGCAGCAGCTGGCCAACGACGTGCTGAACCTTCTGCCGGTCTCGGGCTCCACGAACTCCGCCAAGGGCGACTCGGGGCCGGCGTCCTGGCTGCCGCCCAGCAAGGCCATTCGGTGCTCGTACTCGGTGCGGTTCGCGCAGGTGGCACTCAAGTACCAACTGCCCGTCACGGGGGCGGACAAGAACATGATGCTGCAGCAGTGCCGCGCTTGA